The Mastomys coucha isolate ucsf_1 unplaced genomic scaffold, UCSF_Mcou_1 pScaffold20, whole genome shotgun sequence nucleotide sequence CGCGGGCCGTTCGCGCTGCCGCCCTGCACTCCTCATCGGCGGCCGGAGCCTGCCCGCCCGGAGTGCCGGGTCCGCCCTGATGGGCGATGGGCGCCCGGGACTCGGGCTCGGCCGCAGGCTGCGCGGGCTCGGGATCCGGGGAGACGCGGCGTCCCCGCCGTCCGTTcgtgcgccgccgccgccaccgccccCGGCCTGGAGCGCGGGACCCCGGGAAGTTTCGGCCCCGACTTAGCGACGCGGTTGGCGGCCACGGCTCGAGTGCAGCGCCGGCGCGGGGCGCGCGATCCCGGGGCTCCGCCGCCTGCGCCCCGCCCCGTCCCCCCCACGCCGCCTCCCCGCCCCCCGCAGCCCGCGGCCGCGCGCGACGCCCCGCTCCGGAGGGCTCCTCCCCGGCGCCGGACCGGCCCCCGCACCTGCCTCCCGCGCCCACCGTCCCTCAGACTCCGCGGGGCCAGAGCACGGCAACCGCGCGTGGACGCCGAGCGCGGACGCGAGACTCACCGGTACCTTTGGAGTCCGGAGCTGCGAAGCGACCCGGGAACTCTTTCCACTCTGCGAATCCGTGTCGGGACCCACACAGGCAGGTCTCGGACTGGGACTCTGATGCCTGGATTGTTGTAGAGGGAAAGGCTTCTGTCAGGACTTAGGGCTGAGTTAGTCTCCGGATAAACAGGAGGCACATAAAAGGACCCTGCCGTTAGTAGCCTGCAAAGGTCACTAGAGGCCAGTGTTTGGCCTTAGCTCAGGGCAGAATTTAAACACTTTTATGGCGGGTCCTATAGTCTGTTAGTCTGTTGCCTCACAGAACACCACAGTGAGCTGCCCAGGGAACCGGAAAAGGTGAAAGGAATTAGAAGAGGCTTTTGGGGAGGCCAGGTCCAGCTGGTGGCAGGACCCTGTTCCAGACCCTGGTTACATGGTGCCCACGATCTGAATCCAGTCTGCAGGTTATGAATGAGTTTGTCACCCTGCTAAAGAAATTCCCTCGAAATTCAGTTCAGTGAGGGGAAGAAACCAACACTAATAATCAGAGGCACTGTACTAGAAACCAACCCAGGGGACAGAGTCCCCTTTCTGGGCATTAAAGGGACCAGGAACTCATCACACCCATGAGGTGTAAGGAGCTGTTCTTCTCAGGGGTTACAATAGGAAGAATTAAGAGATCTTTTCACCAAATGATCCCCTAATTGGCAAGAAAGACTCTTGGAATTGGGGTGGCAGCAGCTCAGGTACTCTGTGATCTTTCTCAAGGGAAGTGAGTGTGGTTTGTAAGACCTGGTCCAGCCAGTAAAACAATGCCTTATGATTGCTATAGGACCCTGCCCTCTCAGGGAATCTAGTTCAAGGGCTTTATCCTTGGAGACACATGGGACAAGAAGAGAGCCGTCTAAAACAAGCACAAAATCTCTGAGTCTGCCTTGTCAATTTATAATTGGCCCCATTCTTTCCCTCTAGTGAATCATTCGTTCTGGGGTTCTGGCTTTGTGGGAGTTTCAAGGACAGCTGGGAGGTCGTAATCACTCCAGAATGCTACCTGGGAACAGAACCAGAATGCTGCCTGGGGTTCAATCCGAGAGCTCTCACCATCCGGAAGTTTAAAGTCTAGAGAAACAGGATGTGAGGAGGCAGACCCCTAGAATGCTCACACAGGGTCATtttgctctgcctctctgtcaGCAGTGTGAGAGGAGCCAATAGATGGAAGCAactcattccccccccccccNNNNNNNNNNNNNNNNNNNAGATAGTAGCCGTGTGAGAAGCCCTGCTCAGGTAAGATACACATCATGAGCAGGCGGCATAGCCTGGGCCATGAGATGGCGAGGTCTGTACAGAACCTGTACACCAGAGGCTGGCAAGAAGGTCTGCTTTAGATTGGTTGTCAACCTGGCAGGATCTAGAATAGCCCTGGAGACAAATTTCTGGGCATGTCTTTGGAGGATTTTTCTGGGCTGGTTAGTTGAGGGGAACAACTCCCGCTAAATGATGGAATGAGtaagagagagcaagctgaacaCTAGTATTCATCACTGACTATAGATCATGTAGCCAGCCAGCTCGATCCCCGACATGATGACCAAATACACACTTTCTCCATGAAGTTGCTTTTGAGAGAAAAGTGATTAATCCAGAAGAAGGCCACTGTCCTCAACCATGTTTTGTcattaggtttgtttgtttgtttgttttctgatgttgTTCACTTCTCCCAAATCAAACATATTCTTAGTATGTGGGGTTTAAAATGAAGGAAGGGGGGTCAGGAGTGGTAGCgtctgtctttaatcccagtactcaggagacagaggcaggtagatctctgtgagttcaaggccagccaggtctataaagtgagtccaaggccagctggtctacacaagtgagttccagactggccaacactacacagtgagaacctgtctcaaaacaaccaaatagtaatataaaataataaatacaaagaaggaaagacaagaagTTTGGCATCAGCTTGGACTATACAGCAAAGTCCCGTatcaaaagaagaaggaggaggaggaaggagaagaggaagaggaggaagagaagcagcagcagcagcagcaacagctgaggtttggtggtgcatgcctttaatcccagcactcagctgtagaggcaggtagatttctatgagttcaaggtcagtctggtctacagaatgagttccaggacagccagggccatagaGAAAAACgtattttgaaaaaccaaaataaataagtagatacataaataagtacataaatgaagggaaagagggagggggagagagtgggcagatggaaaggaaaggaaggcaagCCTGGGAAAAACTAGGAAATAATAGTCGGTCCTACAGGAATTTTAATGACGCCGGCTCTGATTACTGAAGGGACTGTCTTCAGCGTGCACAGGCCAATTCCCACGTTTGGGGGCCCCTTCTAATTAGAACAACTAAAGAGGAAAGGGGGACTCCTTGACTCTTGGGGCTTTCTCTTCAGCGTATCCTTAGACCCAAGGCCATGGGGAAGAACTCTGGACAGTTGATTCTCTATGCAGAACACCTTCATGTGGTAATCCTCCAGGCCAACAAAGGCTGCTCACCGGGACCATtgcaaagggtttatttaggaTGCACAGGAAATCCCTCCTTCTGGAGAGCTTTTCTCCAGTCCATGGCCCGCAGTGCTCTTGGTATAAAGCATTCGTCTTCTGCTGGTTCTCTGAGTGTAACATAGAAGCTAGTGTCTTTCTAAAAGTGGTGACTCTGACCCAGAATCCACACGCTACCCATGGATTACCCCAGACTCACAATCGCTGGGACACTTTTGGGACTGTAGTTAAGGGGAGACCACTTGCACACCTTCCAGCAAGGTCTGTGTCTTAGTCCCTCTTCTGTTGATAAGACCCCCTGATGAAAACAACTGGAGAGAGGGAAGCTCATCTGGGCTCACACTTCCAGGGGACTTTCTGACCGCCATGTTGGAGAAGGCCTGCCGTCACACTTCATCAGCAGttcaaaaacagag carries:
- the LOC116099985 gene encoding uncharacterized protein LOC116099985, producing the protein MGARDSGSAAGCAGSGSGETRRPRRPFVRRRRHRPRPGARDPGKFRPRLSDAVGGHGSSAAPARGARSRGSAACAPPRPPHAASPPPAARGRARRPAPEGSSPAPDRPPHLPPAPTVPQTPRGQSTATARGRRARTRDSPVPLESGAAKRPGNSFHSANPCRDPHRTDPFATADRSRGNPGGLSATPRTSGNYTMFLSGDGECGSFMAMVSSNVSTFRISSRLSAHSPPPPNP